A region from the Phycisphaerales bacterium genome encodes:
- a CDS encoding exosortase/archaeosortase family protein, translating to MPGLIDSRRGLVCPSNVTGIERLSSAGTQTRTALGLGAPDTVARAFTSPSSLVGAGLLTLAFVGLFYRWFATQIEYSTMYLDDWGHAFVVPLVSGYLVWTRREALNRTTARAFWPALAPMCLGIFSYVFFTVGFPNHMLQGLSIIGTLGSLVLLLFGPGVLRLTALPILYLAMGITISEAIMNGLTFPLKILASHGAGALLSMLSGLFGYVVDVQGNILSITSPSSGEVKLNVADACSGMRMVVAFVALAGAVGLIRSTQWWQRIALLLMSVPVAVFMNVIRVAVLGLASLSNPEFTKGETHKIIGTLLLVPGLGLFLLMMWALERIIVTDRGAKESAA from the coding sequence ATGCCGGGCCTCATCGACTCACGACGAGGCCTTGTTTGTCCATCGAACGTGACGGGGATTGAACGGTTGAGTTCCGCAGGCACGCAAACACGGACCGCCCTTGGGCTTGGAGCCCCAGACACGGTCGCGCGCGCGTTCACGTCGCCGAGTTCGCTCGTGGGCGCGGGCCTGCTGACGCTCGCGTTTGTGGGCCTGTTCTATCGTTGGTTCGCGACACAGATCGAGTACTCGACGATGTACCTGGATGACTGGGGGCACGCGTTTGTGGTGCCTCTGGTCTCAGGGTATCTGGTATGGACCCGTCGGGAGGCATTGAACCGGACGACGGCGAGGGCGTTCTGGCCGGCGCTGGCGCCGATGTGCCTGGGCATCTTCTCGTATGTCTTCTTTACCGTCGGGTTCCCGAACCACATGCTCCAGGGGCTCTCGATCATCGGGACGCTGGGGTCGCTGGTTCTCCTGCTGTTCGGGCCCGGCGTGCTGCGACTGACCGCGCTGCCAATCCTGTATCTGGCGATGGGGATCACGATCTCGGAAGCGATCATGAACGGACTGACGTTTCCACTGAAGATCCTCGCCTCGCATGGCGCAGGCGCGCTCCTCTCGATGCTGAGCGGGCTCTTTGGGTATGTGGTGGACGTGCAGGGGAACATCCTCTCGATCACCAGCCCCTCCTCGGGTGAGGTGAAACTCAATGTCGCCGACGCCTGCTCGGGGATGCGCATGGTTGTCGCGTTCGTGGCGCTCGCCGGGGCCGTGGGGCTGATCCGGAGCACGCAGTGGTGGCAGCGGATCGCGCTCCTGCTCATGTCGGTCCCGGTCGCGGTTTTCATGAACGTGATCCGCGTCGCGGTGCTGGGGCTGGCCTCGCTCTCGAATCCCGAGTTCACCAAGGGGGAGACCCACAAGATCATCGGGACGCTTCTGCTCGTCCCCGGTTTGGGGCTTTTTCTCCTGATGATGTGGGCGCTCGAGCGGATCATCGTCACCGATCGCGGCGCGAAGGAGTCCGCGGCATGA
- a CDS encoding polysaccharide biosynthesis/export family protein, with product MDSHTHSAAATRPFTFRVAIGGVLALAGLAGLSGCEVQSFMDPSQLGAFNHTPRVMPILDRIAVIEDRGAAVEYSDPLPADLLPVPTKYRLSPGDRVTLVAWDLIEPGRSEELELTIDTRGFLPVPQLGDVYVARMTQTQAEEAVMQAMKRLVPNPLAQIRPMSQRQQVFTLVGAVNQPGQYFIPDSDYRLSEALTAGGQIDSNAPYVYVIRQVRLSDQARGLTGGNTTTPADPDAGNAPMDPSKFDELLNTITNPDGTKSTPSPAALSRQPEASKPVIDLPERMPPAANAQPSATASSGLSDWVFLNGQWVRIQEDRAAAQPGGTPGGDIATQRIIRIPLKKLLDEGRREVNVVVRPGDVIRIPPQPSGFVYMGGNVGRPGPYQLPANGLFTVRRAIVSSGGLGTFAIPERTELTRIVSEKRQATIRINLRAIANETEPDIILKPDDLINVGTNFWAQPLAVIRNGFRMSYGFGFLLDRNFDTEVYGARRLTNN from the coding sequence GTGGACTCGCACACCCATTCTGCCGCTGCCACTCGTCCCTTCACCTTCCGCGTCGCGATCGGCGGCGTTCTCGCGCTGGCGGGCCTCGCGGGGCTTTCCGGGTGTGAGGTGCAATCGTTCATGGACCCGAGCCAACTCGGGGCGTTCAACCACACGCCGCGGGTCATGCCGATTCTCGACCGCATCGCGGTGATCGAGGATCGTGGTGCCGCGGTCGAGTACAGCGACCCGCTCCCGGCGGACCTGCTCCCGGTGCCGACGAAGTACCGCTTGTCGCCTGGCGATCGCGTGACATTGGTGGCGTGGGACCTGATCGAGCCGGGGCGTTCCGAGGAACTCGAACTGACGATCGATACGCGCGGGTTCCTCCCCGTGCCCCAGTTGGGCGACGTGTACGTCGCGAGAATGACGCAGACCCAGGCGGAAGAAGCGGTGATGCAGGCGATGAAGCGCCTTGTGCCGAACCCGTTGGCGCAGATCCGCCCGATGTCGCAGCGTCAGCAGGTCTTCACGCTCGTTGGAGCCGTGAACCAGCCCGGGCAGTACTTCATCCCGGATTCCGACTATCGACTCTCCGAGGCCCTGACCGCGGGCGGGCAGATCGACAGCAACGCACCCTATGTCTATGTCATTCGTCAGGTGCGACTTTCGGATCAGGCCCGAGGACTGACCGGCGGGAACACGACGACGCCGGCCGATCCAGACGCCGGCAACGCGCCGATGGACCCCTCGAAGTTCGACGAACTCCTCAACACCATCACGAATCCGGACGGCACCAAGAGCACGCCCTCGCCGGCGGCCCTCTCGAGGCAGCCCGAGGCGTCCAAGCCCGTGATCGATCTTCCCGAGCGCATGCCCCCGGCCGCCAACGCTCAGCCCAGCGCCACGGCCTCGTCGGGCCTCTCGGATTGGGTCTTCCTCAACGGGCAGTGGGTCCGCATCCAGGAAGATCGCGCCGCGGCCCAGCCCGGAGGCACACCCGGCGGCGACATCGCCACCCAGCGCATCATCCGCATCCCGTTGAAGAAACTGCTCGATGAGGGTCGTCGTGAGGTGAATGTCGTCGTCCGCCCGGGCGACGTGATCCGCATCCCGCCCCAGCCGTCGGGGTTTGTGTACATGGGTGGCAACGTCGGGCGGCCCGGGCCATACCAGTTGCCCGCCAATGGGCTGTTCACGGTCCGCCGTGCCATCGTGTCGAGCGGTGGTCTTGGCACGTTCGCCATCCCCGAGCGTACTGAACTGACCCGAATCGTCAGCGAGAAGCGCCAGGCAACAATCCGGATCAATCTCCGGGCGATCGCGAACGAGACCGAGCCGGACATCATCCTCAAGCCCGACGACCTCATCAACGTCGGGACCAACTTCTGGGCCCAGCCCCTGGCGGTCATCCGCAACGGGTTCCGGATGTCCTATGGCTTCGGATTCCTCCTCGATCGAAACTTCGACACCGAGGTCTACGGCGCCCGACGCCTCACCAACAACTGA
- the lipA gene encoding lipoyl synthase, which yields MVLNNEGGAVSQLSLKRKPPWLRAKVPGGEGYKRLKGVLSEHRLFTVCEEASCPNLGECWARGVATIMILGDTCTRACGFCNVKTGRPPTLDRDEPRRVAESLRLMWEEANLKHIVITSVNRDELPDGGAGIWAETILRSREACPTMSIEVLIPDFEGNWGALQMVIDAKPHIINHNIECVRRMYPAVRPSAKFDRSVELLRRVKDQGLVAKTGIMVGIGERDEEVLDLMDQVQRGTRVTNAESRMPNAATHAADSCDILTIGQYLQPTRNHLPIDRWVTPEQFQIFKTEGLSRGFKVVESGPLVRSSYHADHQADVLSTIEEERRRRS from the coding sequence ATGGTCCTCAACAACGAGGGCGGGGCCGTCTCGCAGTTGTCCCTCAAGCGCAAGCCGCCCTGGCTCCGAGCGAAGGTGCCCGGCGGCGAGGGATACAAACGCCTCAAGGGCGTCCTCTCGGAGCATCGCCTCTTCACCGTTTGCGAGGAAGCCAGTTGCCCCAACCTCGGCGAGTGCTGGGCGCGCGGCGTCGCGACCATCATGATCCTGGGCGACACCTGCACCCGCGCCTGCGGCTTCTGCAACGTGAAGACGGGCCGCCCGCCCACGCTCGACCGCGACGAGCCTCGGCGCGTCGCCGAGAGCCTGAGATTGATGTGGGAGGAAGCGAACCTCAAACACATCGTCATCACCAGCGTGAACCGCGACGAACTCCCCGATGGCGGGGCAGGGATCTGGGCCGAGACGATCCTCCGCAGCCGCGAGGCCTGCCCGACGATGTCGATCGAGGTGCTGATCCCCGACTTCGAGGGCAACTGGGGCGCGCTCCAGATGGTGATCGATGCGAAGCCCCACATCATCAATCACAACATCGAGTGCGTCCGCCGGATGTACCCCGCCGTGAGGCCGAGCGCCAAGTTCGACCGCTCGGTGGAACTCCTGAGGCGCGTGAAGGATCAGGGCCTTGTCGCGAAGACCGGCATCATGGTGGGCATCGGCGAGCGCGACGAGGAAGTCCTCGACCTGATGGATCAGGTCCAACGCGGCACACGCGTCACGAATGCCGAATCACGAATGCCGAATGCCGCGACACATGCCGCTGATTCCTGCGACATCCTCACCATCGGGCAGTACCTCCAGCCGACGCGGAATCACCTTCCGATCGACCGTTGGGTGACGCCCGAGCAGTTCCAGATCTTCAAGACCGAGGGACTCTCCCGAGGGTTCAAGGTCGTCGAGAGCGGCCCGCTCGTGAGGAGCAGTTACCACGCGGATCACCAGGCGGATGTCCTCAGCACGATCGAGGAGGAGCGCCGGCGTCGGTCGTAA
- a CDS encoding EVE domain-containing protein, which translates to MAMFLLKTEPGEYSFADLVREKRCVWSGVSNPGALIALRSMRKGDEIFIYHTGNEKAIVGLAKAASNPYEDPERPGTTDEGLPKFAVVDLMPGKPTKTPVTLAAIKADTRFAAFGLVKQSRLSAMPVPEALAKVLREWMGL; encoded by the coding sequence ATGGCGATGTTCCTCCTGAAGACCGAGCCGGGCGAGTACTCGTTCGCCGACCTCGTGCGCGAGAAGCGTTGCGTGTGGTCGGGCGTGTCGAACCCCGGTGCGCTCATCGCGCTGCGCTCGATGCGCAAGGGCGACGAGATATTCATCTATCACACGGGAAACGAGAAGGCGATCGTCGGGTTGGCGAAGGCCGCGTCGAACCCGTATGAAGACCCCGAGCGTCCCGGCACGACGGACGAAGGCCTGCCCAAGTTCGCGGTGGTGGATCTCATGCCGGGGAAGCCGACGAAGACACCCGTCACGCTCGCGGCCATCAAGGCCGACACACGATTCGCGGCGTTCGGGCTGGTGAAGCAGTCACGATTGAGCGCGATGCCCGTGCCGGAGGCGTTGGCGAAGGTGCTGCGGGAGTGGATGGGGCTTTGA